Proteins encoded by one window of Grus americana isolate bGruAme1 chromosome 7, bGruAme1.mat, whole genome shotgun sequence:
- the PYROXD2 gene encoding pyridine nucleotide-disulfide oxidoreductase domain-containing protein 2 isoform X4, giving the protein MAGHCRAMAARLRAWLGMGCPSCWLRGWHRSPGLLGARLAHGGAADRLQQEYDAVVIGAGHNGLVAAAYLQRAGVRTVVLEKRHVLGGAAVTEEIVPGFKFSRASYLLSLLRPQIYAELELQQHGLRVLPRDPYSFTPLLEDRSSPRSLLLGHNMTQTQQQIAQFSQKDAQAYPEYEAFMGGLVLALDPLLDAPPVDTAALGQGSLLQRLRALQALRPLLRAGAGSWTWCRSHAASAPPGLALGWQLPRYYEVLTAPISKILDQWFESEPLKATLATDAVIGAMASPHTPGSGYVLLHHVMGELEGRRGAWGYVAGGMGALSQAIACAAAAQGAHIFAEKAVCHVLLGRDGRAQGVALQDGTEVRSKLVLSNASPQITFLELTPQEQLPKDFIQRIRQVDTRSPVTKINVAVDRLPSFLAAPNARDGQPLPHHQCSIHLNCEGTHLLHQAFTEATHGHPSSSIPPSSWRAGSPGTNMPEMHMQTQCLTASKPMPQGSRHLSSAGTS; this is encoded by the exons aTGGCCGGGCACTGCAGGGCAATGGCAGCCAGGCTCCGGGCTTGGTTGGGCATGGGCTGCCCTTCCTGCTGGCTGCGGGGGTGGCATcggtccccagggctgctgggagcaCGGCTGGCCCATGGTGGGGCTGCAGACCGGCTGCAGCAGGAGTATGACGCGGTGGTGATTGGAGCAG GGCACAACGGGCTGGTGGCA GCTGCCTACCTGCAGCGGGCAGGGGTCCGCACAGTCGTGCTGGAGAAACGCCACGTGCTGGGTGGCGCAGCCGTCACAGAGGAGATTGTGCCAG GCTTCAAGTTCTCCCGGGCGTCGTACCTGCTCAGTCTGCTGCGGCCGCAGATCTATGctgagctggagctgcag CAGCATGGTCTGAGGGTGCTCCCGCGGGACCCCTACTCCTTCACCCCGCTGCTGGAGGACAGGAgctccccccgctccctcctGCTGGGGCACAACATGACCCAGACCCAGCAGCAGATCGCACAGTTCTCCCAGAAGGATGCCCAG GCTTATCCTGAGTACGAGGCATTCATGGGGGGCTTGGTGTTGGCTCTTGATCCACTGCTGGATGCTCCCCCGGTGGACACagctgccctggggcaggggtcCCTGCTCCAGCGGCTCAGGGCCCTGCAAGCCCTGCggcccctgctgcgggcag gtgcaggcagctggaccTGGTGCAGGTCTCATGCTGCCTCTGCACCCCCAGGGCTGGCGCTGGGGTGGCAGCTGCCCCGCTATTACGAGGTGCTCACAGCCCCCATCTCCAAG ATTCTGGACCAGTGGTTTGAGTCGGAGCCCCTGAAGGCAACTCTGGCTACTGACGCGGTGATTGGAGCTATGGCCAGCCCCCACACCCCTGGCAGCGG GTACGTGCTGTTGCACCATGTGATGGGTGAGCTGGAGGGACGGCGGGGGGCCTGGGGCTACGTGGCCGGCGGGATGGGGGCCCTGTCCCAAGCCATCGCCTGCGCAGCGGCTGCCCAAGGAGCCCACATCTTTGCTGAGAAG GCGGTGTGCCAtgtgctgctgggcagggatgggcGGGCACAGGGCGTCGCGCTGCAGGATGGGACAGAGGTGAGGAGCAAACTGGTGCTGTCCAACGCCTCCCCCCAAATCACCTTCCTGGAGCTCACCCCCCAG gagcagctgccaAAGGATTTCATCCAGCGGATCAGGCAGGTCGACACACGCTCCCCTGTCACCAAGATCAACG TGGCAGTGGATCGGCTGCCCAGCTTCCTGGCTGCCCCCAACGCCCGCGAtggccagcccctgccccaccaCCAGTGCTCCATCCATCTCAACTGTGAGGGCACCCACCTCCTGCACCAAGCCTTCACTGAAGCCACCCATGGGCACCCCTCCAGCAG TATACCCCCTTCAAGCTGGCGGGCGGGCAGCCCTGGGACGAACATGCCAGAAATGCATATGCAGACACAG TGTTTGACTGCATCGAAGCCTATGCCCCAGGGTTCAAGGCATCTGTCATCGGCAGGGACATCCTAA
- the PYROXD2 gene encoding pyridine nucleotide-disulfide oxidoreductase domain-containing protein 2 isoform X2: MAGHCRAMAARLRAWLGMGCPSCWLRGWHRSPGLLGARLAHGGAADRLQQEYDAVVIGAGHNGLVAAAYLQRAGVRTVVLEKRHVLGGAAVTEEIVPGFKFSRASYLLSLLRPQIYAELELQQHGLRVLPRDPYSFTPLLEDRSSPRSLLLGHNMTQTQQQIAQFSQKDAQAYPEYEAFMGGLVLALDPLLDAPPVDTAALGQGSLLQRLRALQALRPLLRAGLALGWQLPRYYEVLTAPISKILDQWFESEPLKATLATDAVIGAMASPHTPGSGYVLLHHVMGELEGRRGAWGYVAGGMGALSQAIACAAAAQGAHIFAEKAVCHVLLGRDGRAQGVALQDGTEVRSKLVLSNASPQITFLELTPQEQLPKDFIQRIRQVDTRSPVTKINVAVDRLPSFLAAPNARDGQPLPHHQCSIHLNCEGTHLLHQAFTEATHGHPSSRPMIELCIPSVLDPGLAPQGCHVVSLFTQYTPFKLAGGQPWDEHARNAYADTVFDCIEAYAPGFKASVIGRDILTPPDLERIFGLPGGNIFHGGMSLDQLYFARPAPSYSGYRSPVPGLYLCGSGAHPGGGVMGAAGRNAARVALEDFRRL, translated from the exons aTGGCCGGGCACTGCAGGGCAATGGCAGCCAGGCTCCGGGCTTGGTTGGGCATGGGCTGCCCTTCCTGCTGGCTGCGGGGGTGGCATcggtccccagggctgctgggagcaCGGCTGGCCCATGGTGGGGCTGCAGACCGGCTGCAGCAGGAGTATGACGCGGTGGTGATTGGAGCAG GGCACAACGGGCTGGTGGCA GCTGCCTACCTGCAGCGGGCAGGGGTCCGCACAGTCGTGCTGGAGAAACGCCACGTGCTGGGTGGCGCAGCCGTCACAGAGGAGATTGTGCCAG GCTTCAAGTTCTCCCGGGCGTCGTACCTGCTCAGTCTGCTGCGGCCGCAGATCTATGctgagctggagctgcag CAGCATGGTCTGAGGGTGCTCCCGCGGGACCCCTACTCCTTCACCCCGCTGCTGGAGGACAGGAgctccccccgctccctcctGCTGGGGCACAACATGACCCAGACCCAGCAGCAGATCGCACAGTTCTCCCAGAAGGATGCCCAG GCTTATCCTGAGTACGAGGCATTCATGGGGGGCTTGGTGTTGGCTCTTGATCCACTGCTGGATGCTCCCCCGGTGGACACagctgccctggggcaggggtcCCTGCTCCAGCGGCTCAGGGCCCTGCAAGCCCTGCggcccctgctgcgggcag GGCTGGCGCTGGGGTGGCAGCTGCCCCGCTATTACGAGGTGCTCACAGCCCCCATCTCCAAG ATTCTGGACCAGTGGTTTGAGTCGGAGCCCCTGAAGGCAACTCTGGCTACTGACGCGGTGATTGGAGCTATGGCCAGCCCCCACACCCCTGGCAGCGG GTACGTGCTGTTGCACCATGTGATGGGTGAGCTGGAGGGACGGCGGGGGGCCTGGGGCTACGTGGCCGGCGGGATGGGGGCCCTGTCCCAAGCCATCGCCTGCGCAGCGGCTGCCCAAGGAGCCCACATCTTTGCTGAGAAG GCGGTGTGCCAtgtgctgctgggcagggatgggcGGGCACAGGGCGTCGCGCTGCAGGATGGGACAGAGGTGAGGAGCAAACTGGTGCTGTCCAACGCCTCCCCCCAAATCACCTTCCTGGAGCTCACCCCCCAG gagcagctgccaAAGGATTTCATCCAGCGGATCAGGCAGGTCGACACACGCTCCCCTGTCACCAAGATCAACG TGGCAGTGGATCGGCTGCCCAGCTTCCTGGCTGCCCCCAACGCCCGCGAtggccagcccctgccccaccaCCAGTGCTCCATCCATCTCAACTGTGAGGGCACCCACCTCCTGCACCAAGCCTTCACTGAAGCCACCCATGGGCACCCCTCCAGCAG GCCCATGATCGAGCTCTGCATCCCCTCGGTGCTGGACCCAGGCCTGGCCCCACAGGGCTGCCATGTCGTGTCCCTCTTCACCCAGTATACCCCCTTCAAGCTGGCGGGCGGGCAGCCCTGGGACGAACATGCCAGAAATGCATATGCAGACACAG TGTTTGACTGCATCGAAGCCTATGCCCCAGGGTTCAAGGCATCTGTCATCGGCAGGGACATCCTAACGCCACCAGACCTGGAGAGGATCTTTGGGCTGCCTGGTGGG AATATCTTCCATGGAGGGATGTCTCTTGACCAGCTGTACTTTGCCCGACCAGCACCATCCTACTCAGGCTATCGCTCCCCAGTTCCTGGCTTGTACCTTTGTGGAAGTGGAGCCCACCCTG GAGGAGGAGTGATGGGAGCAGCAGGACGCAATGCTGCTCGGGTGGCCCTTGAGGACTTCAGGCGCCTGTGA
- the PYROXD2 gene encoding pyridine nucleotide-disulfide oxidoreductase domain-containing protein 2 isoform X3: MAGHCRAMAARLRAWLGMGCPSCWLRGWHRSPGLLGARLAHGGAADRLQQEYDAVVIGAGHNGLVAAAYLQRAGVRTVVLEKRHVLGGAAVTEEIVPGFKFSRASYLLSLLRPQIYAELELQQHGLRVLPRDPYSFTPLLEDRSSPRSLLLGHNMTQTQQQIAQFSQKDAQAYPEYEAFMGGLVLALDPLLDAPPVDTAALGQGSLLQRLRALQALRPLLRAGAGSWTWCRSHAASAPPGLALGWQLPRYYEVLTAPISKILDQWFESEPLKATLATDAVIGAMASPHTPGSGYVLLHHVMGELEGRRGAWGYVAGGMGALSQAIACAAAAQGAHIFAEKAVCHVLLGRDGRAQGVALQDGTEVRSKLVLSNASPQITFLELTPQEQLPKDFIQRIRQVDTRSPVTKINVAVDRLPSFLAAPNARDGQPLPHHQCSIHLNCEGTHLLHQAFTEATHGHPSSRPMIELCIPSVLDPGLAPQGCHVVSLFTQYTPFKLAGGQPWDEHARNAYADTVFDCIEAYAPGFKASVIGRDILTPPDLERIFGLPGGNIFHGGMSLDQLYFARPAPSYSGYRSPVPGLYLCGSGAHPGL, translated from the exons aTGGCCGGGCACTGCAGGGCAATGGCAGCCAGGCTCCGGGCTTGGTTGGGCATGGGCTGCCCTTCCTGCTGGCTGCGGGGGTGGCATcggtccccagggctgctgggagcaCGGCTGGCCCATGGTGGGGCTGCAGACCGGCTGCAGCAGGAGTATGACGCGGTGGTGATTGGAGCAG GGCACAACGGGCTGGTGGCA GCTGCCTACCTGCAGCGGGCAGGGGTCCGCACAGTCGTGCTGGAGAAACGCCACGTGCTGGGTGGCGCAGCCGTCACAGAGGAGATTGTGCCAG GCTTCAAGTTCTCCCGGGCGTCGTACCTGCTCAGTCTGCTGCGGCCGCAGATCTATGctgagctggagctgcag CAGCATGGTCTGAGGGTGCTCCCGCGGGACCCCTACTCCTTCACCCCGCTGCTGGAGGACAGGAgctccccccgctccctcctGCTGGGGCACAACATGACCCAGACCCAGCAGCAGATCGCACAGTTCTCCCAGAAGGATGCCCAG GCTTATCCTGAGTACGAGGCATTCATGGGGGGCTTGGTGTTGGCTCTTGATCCACTGCTGGATGCTCCCCCGGTGGACACagctgccctggggcaggggtcCCTGCTCCAGCGGCTCAGGGCCCTGCAAGCCCTGCggcccctgctgcgggcag gtgcaggcagctggaccTGGTGCAGGTCTCATGCTGCCTCTGCACCCCCAGGGCTGGCGCTGGGGTGGCAGCTGCCCCGCTATTACGAGGTGCTCACAGCCCCCATCTCCAAG ATTCTGGACCAGTGGTTTGAGTCGGAGCCCCTGAAGGCAACTCTGGCTACTGACGCGGTGATTGGAGCTATGGCCAGCCCCCACACCCCTGGCAGCGG GTACGTGCTGTTGCACCATGTGATGGGTGAGCTGGAGGGACGGCGGGGGGCCTGGGGCTACGTGGCCGGCGGGATGGGGGCCCTGTCCCAAGCCATCGCCTGCGCAGCGGCTGCCCAAGGAGCCCACATCTTTGCTGAGAAG GCGGTGTGCCAtgtgctgctgggcagggatgggcGGGCACAGGGCGTCGCGCTGCAGGATGGGACAGAGGTGAGGAGCAAACTGGTGCTGTCCAACGCCTCCCCCCAAATCACCTTCCTGGAGCTCACCCCCCAG gagcagctgccaAAGGATTTCATCCAGCGGATCAGGCAGGTCGACACACGCTCCCCTGTCACCAAGATCAACG TGGCAGTGGATCGGCTGCCCAGCTTCCTGGCTGCCCCCAACGCCCGCGAtggccagcccctgccccaccaCCAGTGCTCCATCCATCTCAACTGTGAGGGCACCCACCTCCTGCACCAAGCCTTCACTGAAGCCACCCATGGGCACCCCTCCAGCAG GCCCATGATCGAGCTCTGCATCCCCTCGGTGCTGGACCCAGGCCTGGCCCCACAGGGCTGCCATGTCGTGTCCCTCTTCACCCAGTATACCCCCTTCAAGCTGGCGGGCGGGCAGCCCTGGGACGAACATGCCAGAAATGCATATGCAGACACAG TGTTTGACTGCATCGAAGCCTATGCCCCAGGGTTCAAGGCATCTGTCATCGGCAGGGACATCCTAACGCCACCAGACCTGGAGAGGATCTTTGGGCTGCCTGGTGGG AATATCTTCCATGGAGGGATGTCTCTTGACCAGCTGTACTTTGCCCGACCAGCACCATCCTACTCAGGCTATCGCTCCCCAGTTCCTGGCTTGTACCTTTGTGGAAGTGGAGCCCACCCTG GGTTGTGA
- the PYROXD2 gene encoding pyridine nucleotide-disulfide oxidoreductase domain-containing protein 2 isoform X1, whose translation MAGHCRAMAARLRAWLGMGCPSCWLRGWHRSPGLLGARLAHGGAADRLQQEYDAVVIGAGHNGLVAAAYLQRAGVRTVVLEKRHVLGGAAVTEEIVPGFKFSRASYLLSLLRPQIYAELELQQHGLRVLPRDPYSFTPLLEDRSSPRSLLLGHNMTQTQQQIAQFSQKDAQAYPEYEAFMGGLVLALDPLLDAPPVDTAALGQGSLLQRLRALQALRPLLRAGAGSWTWCRSHAASAPPGLALGWQLPRYYEVLTAPISKILDQWFESEPLKATLATDAVIGAMASPHTPGSGYVLLHHVMGELEGRRGAWGYVAGGMGALSQAIACAAAAQGAHIFAEKAVCHVLLGRDGRAQGVALQDGTEVRSKLVLSNASPQITFLELTPQEQLPKDFIQRIRQVDTRSPVTKINVAVDRLPSFLAAPNARDGQPLPHHQCSIHLNCEGTHLLHQAFTEATHGHPSSRPMIELCIPSVLDPGLAPQGCHVVSLFTQYTPFKLAGGQPWDEHARNAYADTVFDCIEAYAPGFKASVIGRDILTPPDLERIFGLPGGNIFHGGMSLDQLYFARPAPSYSGYRSPVPGLYLCGSGAHPGGGVMGAAGRNAARVALEDFRRL comes from the exons aTGGCCGGGCACTGCAGGGCAATGGCAGCCAGGCTCCGGGCTTGGTTGGGCATGGGCTGCCCTTCCTGCTGGCTGCGGGGGTGGCATcggtccccagggctgctgggagcaCGGCTGGCCCATGGTGGGGCTGCAGACCGGCTGCAGCAGGAGTATGACGCGGTGGTGATTGGAGCAG GGCACAACGGGCTGGTGGCA GCTGCCTACCTGCAGCGGGCAGGGGTCCGCACAGTCGTGCTGGAGAAACGCCACGTGCTGGGTGGCGCAGCCGTCACAGAGGAGATTGTGCCAG GCTTCAAGTTCTCCCGGGCGTCGTACCTGCTCAGTCTGCTGCGGCCGCAGATCTATGctgagctggagctgcag CAGCATGGTCTGAGGGTGCTCCCGCGGGACCCCTACTCCTTCACCCCGCTGCTGGAGGACAGGAgctccccccgctccctcctGCTGGGGCACAACATGACCCAGACCCAGCAGCAGATCGCACAGTTCTCCCAGAAGGATGCCCAG GCTTATCCTGAGTACGAGGCATTCATGGGGGGCTTGGTGTTGGCTCTTGATCCACTGCTGGATGCTCCCCCGGTGGACACagctgccctggggcaggggtcCCTGCTCCAGCGGCTCAGGGCCCTGCAAGCCCTGCggcccctgctgcgggcag gtgcaggcagctggaccTGGTGCAGGTCTCATGCTGCCTCTGCACCCCCAGGGCTGGCGCTGGGGTGGCAGCTGCCCCGCTATTACGAGGTGCTCACAGCCCCCATCTCCAAG ATTCTGGACCAGTGGTTTGAGTCGGAGCCCCTGAAGGCAACTCTGGCTACTGACGCGGTGATTGGAGCTATGGCCAGCCCCCACACCCCTGGCAGCGG GTACGTGCTGTTGCACCATGTGATGGGTGAGCTGGAGGGACGGCGGGGGGCCTGGGGCTACGTGGCCGGCGGGATGGGGGCCCTGTCCCAAGCCATCGCCTGCGCAGCGGCTGCCCAAGGAGCCCACATCTTTGCTGAGAAG GCGGTGTGCCAtgtgctgctgggcagggatgggcGGGCACAGGGCGTCGCGCTGCAGGATGGGACAGAGGTGAGGAGCAAACTGGTGCTGTCCAACGCCTCCCCCCAAATCACCTTCCTGGAGCTCACCCCCCAG gagcagctgccaAAGGATTTCATCCAGCGGATCAGGCAGGTCGACACACGCTCCCCTGTCACCAAGATCAACG TGGCAGTGGATCGGCTGCCCAGCTTCCTGGCTGCCCCCAACGCCCGCGAtggccagcccctgccccaccaCCAGTGCTCCATCCATCTCAACTGTGAGGGCACCCACCTCCTGCACCAAGCCTTCACTGAAGCCACCCATGGGCACCCCTCCAGCAG GCCCATGATCGAGCTCTGCATCCCCTCGGTGCTGGACCCAGGCCTGGCCCCACAGGGCTGCCATGTCGTGTCCCTCTTCACCCAGTATACCCCCTTCAAGCTGGCGGGCGGGCAGCCCTGGGACGAACATGCCAGAAATGCATATGCAGACACAG TGTTTGACTGCATCGAAGCCTATGCCCCAGGGTTCAAGGCATCTGTCATCGGCAGGGACATCCTAACGCCACCAGACCTGGAGAGGATCTTTGGGCTGCCTGGTGGG AATATCTTCCATGGAGGGATGTCTCTTGACCAGCTGTACTTTGCCCGACCAGCACCATCCTACTCAGGCTATCGCTCCCCAGTTCCTGGCTTGTACCTTTGTGGAAGTGGAGCCCACCCTG GAGGAGGAGTGATGGGAGCAGCAGGACGCAATGCTGCTCGGGTGGCCCTTGAGGACTTCAGGCGCCTGTGA